The following proteins are encoded in a genomic region of Deltaproteobacteria bacterium:
- a CDS encoding transposase, whose product MKHSITKSLVNEFQSTKLSTQIKKTFRSLNVGIIANKSHIRKEQGLSSMDILYRIVLLPFFKEKLTGLWKESFLPDNLRDSGKDTYYPFLANHRYHWRKFINLLALKVISKLQSFSLWHERVLILDDSTLPKRGKQIELVSWVYDSVTQKSTLAFKTLVLGWHDRLSFIPFDFSLVASSNRSNTHLKPLDNRTIGAGRRREALKSKTELALDMIKKARNSGLDAGFVLFDSWFAFPSFIKKVHDAGYNVICKLKKLPNMRYLYQGREYNLNELYRKFAKNRLASLPTLPGKSVAITVMTKENLPVKILFYLDGKHNDWCAFLSTVLEIEEEKILKTYAGRWSIEPFFKECKQHLHLGKEQNRNFDSIFASTALAMARYLFLAFNSRFDNDPRTLGELFKAYQVDLQQLSASQTVMALIADEINALSRTQKTPEMICSQITKLVNSIKYFLTSPLRLNEPLGCKT is encoded by the coding sequence ATGAAGCATAGTATCACAAAATCACTGGTTAATGAATTTCAATCAACAAAGCTTTCTACTCAAATTAAAAAAACTTTCAGGTCATTAAATGTGGGTATAATAGCCAATAAAAGCCATATCAGAAAAGAACAGGGATTAAGCAGTATGGATATACTTTACCGTATTGTTCTTCTCCCTTTTTTTAAGGAGAAACTGACAGGGCTCTGGAAAGAGAGCTTTCTTCCTGACAACTTAAGGGATTCCGGTAAAGACACTTACTACCCTTTCCTTGCCAATCATCGGTACCACTGGCGTAAATTTATTAATCTTCTTGCTCTAAAGGTCATATCTAAACTTCAATCTTTTTCTTTATGGCACGAAAGAGTATTAATTCTGGATGATTCAACCTTACCCAAAAGAGGCAAACAAATTGAGCTTGTCTCCTGGGTCTATGACTCTGTTACCCAAAAAAGCACACTCGCCTTTAAAACACTTGTCCTTGGGTGGCATGATAGATTGAGTTTTATTCCCTTTGATTTTTCACTTGTCGCTTCTTCAAATAGATCAAACACCCATCTAAAGCCCCTTGATAATCGCACAATAGGTGCCGGAAGACGCCGGGAAGCATTAAAGTCAAAGACAGAACTGGCCCTTGATATGATCAAAAAAGCCCGCAACTCGGGTCTTGACGCTGGATTTGTACTTTTTGATTCCTGGTTTGCCTTCCCTTCCTTTATCAAGAAGGTCCACGATGCCGGTTACAATGTCATCTGCAAGCTCAAGAAACTCCCCAATATGCGATACCTCTACCAAGGAAGAGAGTACAACCTCAACGAGCTTTACAGAAAGTTTGCCAAAAACCGACTTGCATCGCTACCAACCCTTCCAGGCAAGTCAGTAGCCATCACTGTAATGACAAAGGAGAACCTCCCCGTAAAGATTCTCTTTTATCTTGATGGCAAACATAACGACTGGTGTGCTTTCTTATCCACCGTTCTTGAGATAGAAGAGGAAAAGATTCTTAAAACCTATGCCGGACGGTGGTCAATCGAACCTTTCTTTAAAGAATGCAAACAACATCTTCATCTTGGTAAAGAACAAAACCGGAACTTCGATAGTATCTTTGCGTCAACTGCACTGGCAATGGCAAGGTATCTCTTTCTTGCCTTCAATTCGCGCTTTGATAATGACCCCAGAACTCTGGGGGAACTGTTTAAAGCCTATCAGGTGGATTTACAGCAACTCTCTGCCTCTCAAACAGTGATGGCTCTCATTGCCGATGAAATCAATGCTTTGTCAAGAACACAAAAAACACCTGAAATGATCTGTTCACAAATTACGAAACTTGTTAATTCTATAAAATATTTTCTTACCTCACCGCTCAGACTCAATGAACCACTGGGGTGCAAAACTTGA